The nucleotide sequence ACCGTAATCGTAAGTAAGTGAGACTCACCTTTTAGGTGAATCTCACATATTATGAGTATGATAACACTATCAACAGATACAAATCCTGAAGCTGAAAGAGTTTTAATTTCATTGCTTCGAAAACTTTCTGCAAAAGAAAAGCTTGATCGCACTCTCTATTTCAGTTCATCAATAATTAATCTTTCAAAGCGGACAATTGAAAGAGCAAATCCGGAGTTGAATGATGCTGAGAGGAATATTCTTTTTGTTCAATATCATTATGGGCAGGAGTTAGCTAATAAATTAAGAAACTATCTTAAAAACATCTTGAAAAAAGATTACTTCAGCAAAATTAATTTTTTAGTTATAAGCTGAAAAGATGTTTTCAAAGTATAAAAATAGATTCCACTGCCAAGTAAATTGTTTTCGAATGAGAGAATGATTTCATACTCGCCTTTTTGTTTAAACCCTTCTTCAACTGCACCAACTAATTCTCCAAGTGAACTGTAAATCTCTAGTGAGACAAAGTCGTCTTTCGGTAAACTGTATTTAATTGTAGTTACAGGATTGAAGGGATTAGGAAAATTTTGATACAAAACTATATCTTCAGGAATAGAATTATTATTTGTAGTATCTGAATTAATTTCTTCAATATAATTCTGAAATAATTCCACTAGCTCAGGTGAATTAAATTCATTAAACCCATAGCCATCAGAATTTATAACATCAGGATGAAGGTATTGCCAGACAATTGATGATTTTGTAGATGATCTTTTTATATCTTCAAGCCAATCTGTATAAACGGCTAATTTATTTTCTTTTATTCCAAACTCACCCAAAAGACATGGTTTATTAAATCTTACAGCAATTTGGTAATGATCTTTTATCCAAGTTTTTCCGGCTTTTGCAGATAATCCCCATCCGTTTGGGTAGCTGTGAAAAGAAACATAATCAATGTTTTCCAGTTGAGAGTTTTCATAAAAGCTCGTTCCTTTATAACCGTCAACAAGAAAGTAAGAACCGTTATACATAAATTCTACATTTGAATAAAGATTGGTATAAACGTCATAACCATTTTCACCTGTTGTAATCAAATGATTTCGATCTATTGATTTTATGAAAGAAGATATTTCTTCATACCAATTTTTAATTGTGTTAAAATCTTTTTCAGGATTTTCGGCTTCATTCATAATTTCCCAGGATAAAATTGTAGGATCGTCTTTATACTTTATTCCAGTAAAAGTATTTGTTCTGTCAAGTAACAATTCAATATGGTATTTGAACCATTGTTTCATTGAATCGTTTACAAAAAAATCATTGTGAGAATAATTATCGGAACCATTCAGCTTTATTTGATTTGCCCACTTGATGTATTGCGGTATTCCACCAAAAGCAGAGTAATTATTCGAGAGAGTTAGTATGAGATAAATTCCTTTCTCTTTTGCTTTTTGTAGAACATAATCGAGCGCAATCAAACCTGATTCCTGCACTTCATAAGGTGATTTTCTTATCACAGAAGGATTTGAAAAAGAAGAATCTTCATAGAATGTCCACGTACGAATTACATTTACACCAATAGTTACTGCTGATTGAAATACATCATTAACAATATATCTTCTTTCTATTTTACCTGCTTCACTCTGAAGATAATAAGCATTAAAGCCGAAGAACTTGAATTCTTCGTTATTCAAAATGAATTTATCTCCTGATGTTTTAATGAAGCTATTCTGCGGAAATACTATGTGAGAGACTATTGATAATAATAATATTATTATTTTCATTTCTTTTAGGAAATTATAACCTTCAAAATCTAGAACTCTGCTATCATCGCATAGGACTTGTGCAGCAACTTCGTATATTCTTCAAAAGAAATTTCAACTGCACCGAACATCTTTAAGTGTTCAGTTATATACTGCACGTCGAGAAGAACAAATTTTTTTTCTTTCAAATGTTTCAGTAAAACAGCAAGCGCAGCTTTGGATGCCTGAGAAACTTTCGAGAACATACTTTCACCAAAGAATGCACCGCGGAATGTAACTCCATAAAGTCCACCAACAAGTTTTTCGTCTTTCCACGTTTCAACTGTGTGAATGTGTCCAAGTTTTTTCAAACCACTGTAAGCAGATTTTAATTCTTCAGAAATCCAGGTTGATTCTCTATCCGAACAACCTGCAAGAACTCCTTCAAAATCAGTATCAAATCTTACTTCAAAGTTTTCATCTTCAATTGCTTTTTTAGCAGAACGAGGAATATTAAAATTATCAAGGGGAATAATTGTTCGCACATCAGGCATGAACCAATTAATGATCCCTGTTTTCGAATCAGCCATAGGAAATGCACCGCTTGCATAAAGCCGTATCATATTTTTGGGTTTCAGCAGCTCTTTTGTATCAATATATTCTTTACAGTTCATACAATTCTTTAATTCCAACTAAACTTAAAAATTGTTTAACTATTACCCAAGTTAGTTATTGGTTTTTAGTCCGTGGTTTTAGTTTTTTAGTTCCCAGTTTTAGGAAGTTTATTATAGATTTCAAACCAAATGGCTAAGAAACAAATAACAAATCAACTCTGACGAATAACTACCAACTAATAACCAAAATCTGAGTAAATTTACGCCTCAGTTTTGAATTCTGTTTTTATATATATCTGATATGAATAAAAAAATAGCAGTTGTTGCACTTGGTGGTAATGCTTTGCTGAGAGGCAATGAACTTGGAACAATTCAACAGCAGGAAATAAATACTTACAACACTTGTGTTCATCTGGTCAAACTAATTAAAGAAGGATACAATCTTGTAATTACTCATGGCAATGGTCCGCAGGTTGGCAATATTATGCTAAGAAATGAAGCTGGTTACAAAGAATATAAAATTCCGCAAATGCCAATTGATATTTGTGTAGCTGATTCCCAGGGCGGTATTGGATATATGATAGAACGACAATTGAAGAATATTCTGCGTGAATATAAAATTAGAAAAAATGTTGCTACAATTGTTACACAGGTTTTAGTTGATAAAAAAGATCCGGCTTTTGAAGATCCGACCAAACCAGTCGGAGGATTTTATTTAAAAGAAGAAGCTGAACTTCTCGCAAAATCAAAAGGTTTGATATTCAAAGAAGACCCCCGGAAACGAGGATGGAGAAGAGTTGTTCCATCACCAGAACCAATTGATATTCTCAACAGAAAAGTTATTCGTGATCTCGTTAAACATGGTAACATCGTGATTGCTGCCGGAGGCGGTGGAGTTCCTGTTTATATTGACGAGGATAAAAATTTTGTTGGAATTGAAGCTGTCATTGATAAAGACCTTGCTTCATCATTACTTGCAAATGAAATCGGAGCCGAGATGTTTTTCATTTTAACTGATGTTCCAAATGTTTATCTGAATTTTCATAAACCTAATCAGATTAAGCTTGAGCAAATTACCGTCAGCGATGCTGAGAAATACTTGAATGCAGGTGAGTTTGCTGAAGGCAGTATGGGTCCAAAAATTTTAGCAGCAATCAGGTTTGTTAAAGAAGGAGGAAAAGAAACTATTATCACTGAGTCAACGCAGCTTAGTAACTCCGGTTACGGAACAAGAATAGTAGCAGATAATTTTTAATGACTATCATTTATACTTGCAGTGATTAACCGATCTAATTGTGAAGATTAATTGTTTGATTTTTAGGTGGGATTGAGTATTTTTCTGATAGCGTGAGGGTAAATAAATTTTTATCATAAACAATTGGAGGCGTTATGAACAAAATGATTTTCACTGCACTTTCGTTTTTTTTGATCTCATCATTAAGCTTTGCTGAATTGAAGCTTAATCTTCCCACCAACCTGACTGGTGAAACAACACAATCAATCATCGATAATAATCTTAAAAGTAATTTAAAACTAGCTATTCCCGCAGAAGTAGTTCCATCAGCCGACCTGAAAGAATTTGTTAAGGGAATGATTCTGCTGGGAATTTTAGCAGATGTATCAATACCCATGGGAAGTGATGATGGCTTCAAGCACATTGCAGGAACCGGTTTTTCCGGTCACGCAGTGGGGTCATATTTTCTATCCACATCTTTCTTCTTATCGTTACGAGCTGGTTACATTAAATTTGGAACTCAAACGGAAGAAGGACAGGATCAAATAGGAAGTTATAAGTATGAAGACTCTTATTCACAAATTCCAATTCTTCTCGGCGCATATTATCTGATTGCAACAAATAGTTCCTTTAAACCCTATCTGGGTCTGGCTCTTGGTTTGTTTATGCAGACTTACTCTTTTACCTGGACGTTTAGCTACGATATCGGCGGTCAAACATATACAGATACTCAGGATGGTGATGCGAGTTCTACGGGATTTGGAGTAGTTCCGGCAGTCGGATTTTATCTGTTGTTAGGCTCTGTTGTTCTTCAGGCTGCGGTTGAGTATGCATATATCTTTAGTGAGTTGCCATCAGAGGAAGAGGATGACTACACACCGCCTACTAAAATAATGAAAATTGCTCAAGAAGAAGAGGAAGATACAAGTGAGAAAGCAAGCTATTTCTCGGTTAATCTCGGAGTTTCTTTCCCACTTGGACAATAAATAAATTCTAAATAAGATAATTGAAAGGCGAGGTTTGTTCTTCGCCTTTTTTATTCCGTTCTTTGAATAAACTCTTTGATCGTGCGATCATTTGTTGAGACAAGTTCCTGTGGTGTTCCCGTAAAATAAATTTTTCCATCGTGCATCATCGCTACACGATTCGCTACATTTTTCACACTGTACATATCGTGAGTAACAACAACAGACGTAACATTTAACTTATCAGTCAGATCCTTTATCAATTCATCTATTGAATCGGACATGATCGGATCCAATCCTGTGGTTGGTTCATCATAAAAAATATAATCCGGCTCTGTTATTAAAGCTCTTGCAAGACCAACTCTTTTTTTCATTCCGCCTGATAACTCTGCTGGTTTTAACTTTTGAACCCCTGTCATTCCAACCATTTCCAGTTTTTCAGAAACTTTTTTTTCCAATTCAGCAGTTGTAAACTTTCTCCCTGATTCTACCAATGGCAAAGCAATATTTTCCTCTACAGTCATCGAATCGAACAGAGCAGAACTCTGAAACAAGAATCCGAATCTGCTTCTTAAGGTGTAAAGTTCATTCAAGCTCATCTCATCAACTTTTCTGCCCTGGACTT is from Ignavibacteriota bacterium and encodes:
- a CDS encoding cellulase family glycosylhydrolase, with the protein product MKIIILLLSIVSHIVFPQNSFIKTSGDKFILNNEEFKFFGFNAYYLQSEAGKIERRYIVNDVFQSAVTIGVNVIRTWTFYEDSSFSNPSVIRKSPYEVQESGLIALDYVLQKAKEKGIYLILTLSNNYSAFGGIPQYIKWANQIKLNGSDNYSHNDFFVNDSMKQWFKYHIELLLDRTNTFTGIKYKDDPTILSWEIMNEAENPEKDFNTIKNWYEEISSFIKSIDRNHLITTGENGYDVYTNLYSNVEFMYNGSYFLVDGYKGTSFYENSQLENIDYVSFHSYPNGWGLSAKAGKTWIKDHYQIAVRFNKPCLLGEFGIKENKLAVYTDWLEDIKRSSTKSSIVWQYLHPDVINSDGYGFNEFNSPELVELFQNYIEEINSDTTNNNSIPEDIVLYQNFPNPFNPVTTIKYSLPKDDFVSLEIYSSLGELVGAVEEGFKQKGEYEIILSFENNLLGSGIYFYTLKTSFQLITKKLILLK
- a CDS encoding leucyl/phenylalanyl-tRNA--protein transferase — its product is MNCKEYIDTKELLKPKNMIRLYASGAFPMADSKTGIINWFMPDVRTIIPLDNFNIPRSAKKAIEDENFEVRFDTDFEGVLAGCSDRESTWISEELKSAYSGLKKLGHIHTVETWKDEKLVGGLYGVTFRGAFFGESMFSKVSQASKAALAVLLKHLKEKKFVLLDVQYITEHLKMFGAVEISFEEYTKLLHKSYAMIAEF
- the arcC gene encoding carbamate kinase; amino-acid sequence: MNKKIAVVALGGNALLRGNELGTIQQQEINTYNTCVHLVKLIKEGYNLVITHGNGPQVGNIMLRNEAGYKEYKIPQMPIDICVADSQGGIGYMIERQLKNILREYKIRKNVATIVTQVLVDKKDPAFEDPTKPVGGFYLKEEAELLAKSKGLIFKEDPRKRGWRRVVPSPEPIDILNRKVIRDLVKHGNIVIAAGGGGVPVYIDEDKNFVGIEAVIDKDLASSLLANEIGAEMFFILTDVPNVYLNFHKPNQIKLEQITVSDAEKYLNAGEFAEGSMGPKILAAIRFVKEGGKETIITESTQLSNSGYGTRIVADNF
- a CDS encoding ABC transporter ATP-binding protein, with product MIEIRNLHKSFGSNKVLRGVDLDIGTGETLVIIGRSGCGKSVLIKHIVGLLYPDEGYVKVQGRKVDEMSLNELYTLRSRFGFLFQSSALFDSMTVEENIALPLVESGRKFTTAELEKKVSEKLEMVGMTGVQKLKPAELSGGMKKRVGLARALITEPDYIFYDEPTTGLDPIMSDSIDELIKDLTDKLNVTSVVVTHDMYSVKNVANRVAMMHDGKIYFTGTPQELVSTNDRTIKEFIQRTE